caatttactgCAAATTCAAACACATCCGGCGAAATGTTCTCTTTTCAccgaaaaaaacccaaatctaATGCTATTCAAAACTATGATGCTCTCTAAAATACTCgcctatatttttttgtcatgaaaattgtAATACTGTTCACAGAATATTAGCCTACATTGGAATTTCAAGGTGTGCTACCAAGTCAGAATGGCAAAGATATTGCATACTCTTTGTACATAActgtatattttacaataaatcaaagtcaaaataataatactcattcttgtttttttcttcttaactCTTACACTGGAGCTGAAGTCTAAGGcgctttttttctattttggaAATCTGACTTGaagtttttttctcatttttttaagcttaataaaagcatTGTGAAAAGAATGCAGCATATTATTCATTGGTATTAATCCAATTCTAAGGTTATTTTGTGTGATGACAAAGGACATTTATAAACAATCCACGTACAACTTGTATACTTACACATATGCAAGAGAAATGTCATCAAGAAAATAATTGGAGAAGTGGCACGACAGCAACTTaatttgcaaaattaaaaacaatactgtAATTAATAAATCTATATACTCTTTCATAACAAAACTTTTGAAAGAATTAACGATAACACCTCAGTAGACAGAtagatgtttatatatatattggccactgttttaaaactttgcttaagaaaaatagaaaagaacGTCATTTTTACACCTTACCGAGGtcctttaatttaaaaaataatatttatttttaattattgtctatatgtTTTACTTTCTTTTCTATGGAAATTGCTTCTACTATCGTTCTATCATCTGCTTCCTTATTCTTGTACCTGTCTTTTTTTCTGTGTgaagtttttgtttaaaaataaggtgtttttttttctttagtcaTTATTCAGATTTGcttagctacatgtatatatatgtatatatatatatatatatatatatatatatatatatatatatatatatatatatatatatatatatatatatatatatatatatatgaaattaatGGGAAACCATTTTAGATTAATTGTTCGTGTTTTGAGTTAAGGCGTGATATATATTCTTCTATAAAGGGCAGGGGATTTCCGTTGTTTTTTCTTTGCATCTGTAATTTACACCTTTATCACATTCAATGCATGCAACagcattttcatttaatatttgcaaaatagatcaaatgatataaatatgcCCACAGCATTTAAAGCATATATAATGTGTCAATTTTCTTAATGGGTCAGATGCCAACTTTGTTGTCTCTAATGTTCACATGTGTGACTTTTGCTGAGTACGGAGGTTGCACATCTTTCATGGGAACCCCCTCGAAACACAGCGGGAAAGATCACCGACTACAGTCCAGCTCGCATTTGTGCAGTTGTACTGTGGCCAAGCCTCATTATGTAGATGTACGGTGACTGCTGACAGTCTGGCCTCTGCCCACTTTGACTACACAACCAAACCAGCCGTAATCTTCATGATTGCCGCCCGCAGTGAGACGGGATAGGGTCCTGCTATGCAGACCAGGTAGATTTTAGGTATCtttagtaaaatatataaagtccTGGTGTTTTATTGGGATAAAAACAGTTTCTTGAAATTGTGTATTTACTTCATGTTGAATTCAGATATTAAGTCTTTTTGTATTAGTTTGGATGtaaggaaaacaaaaacaattaagatACATTTCTCTGCAAATAGCAacttgttaattttatatatttttggtgTGAAATATTGAGAATACAAAGCATGTATTGAAATGATTTGGCTAAAActgtggttttatcaatatttgttgaataccaatattcATGGATTTCTTTGTtcagttgatccacgaaatttgaTGTTCATTAAAAAGCAAATCCTGATAacatattgtattaaaaaaggaTCATAATTAGCAAACTTTTGCATCCAAGAAActgtaattttcattaaatccaagaaaattAATGGTcataagtttgatgaaaccacagcgagtagtggttttattttaaagcattAATAGTAGAGATgaacattttctttattatgtGATAGAGATCTCTTTATTTAGGTTTAAATTTGATATGATTTAGTTTTTTGCCCCAGATGCCAGAGTCCAGCTGCCCAGAAGAGAACTGTAGGAGGGGGTAGGCAAGGAGTTATATACACCTTCCACCTTACAAACAGGGTTTGAAATCAATCATTTGCTTCAAACTCAAATGAAGATTTGGGATGAAATTCTGTTTGATGGTTTAAGTTTTTCTTCAGTTTAAATCAGAGATGGTCGGAAAGATTAGACTATTTGCTGGTAGTCAGTGTAATCAAATAACTTCCAgatcaatttgttataatttgaaaaagaaatttctaCAATGTGTATTTGTGGAAGAAGTCCTCCGTAATTAACCTAAAGGTACTGTTTAAGCAgaatacttattaaaatattattaaaatatttattttacatgactatatgtaaaatgtggtatAAATTATGCCCCAATTAGTTTGTGTAGAGATTCGAAAAACGAGATGATGTTGTAATTTCTTTCCCGTAGACCTCAACTAGTTGGAGCTGTCCAGGCAAAGAAATAGAAAACCGAGGATACAAATGAACAACCATAACAACAGAATAGGGAATGCCGCTTGTTGATGATAGTACAGTTATGTTCAGGACTAGAAAAACTGAATGTTCTTGATTATCATCTCTGAACCTAATGaggatattctcattttttacATCAATGTTTTTATCATGTTAAAGTTCTTGAGAGAAGTTTTATTTCTGTTGTTACCATTCTTGATAAGCAGCTGAATTCATTGTACAAAGGACATTCCTCTCATCAATCTTCATCATCATTGTCATCATTTTCATCATTGTGTATCAACTGATATAATCGCACTCAATATTGACGGATATCATTCCTGTTGTAAAAAGTGCAGCTTATATCATGAAggcttttttctttttttctttttttaagccTAGGATATTATCTAAAATCTCAATTCATGgttcaatttgttttttgaaattgatttctgtctaTGGTCTTTTTTCACTTTGAACTAAAACTGTGGCTCTTAAACTAGGTAAAAAATAGGtttacatattttgaaatttttacatgtaaatgtactcTGTATATTAAGAATTGCAGAAGAGTTACATGTTTGGTGAGGATTTAATACTTGTATTCCTACCAGAGAGACAGTTGTTGTTAAAGTGCAATTCTTTGTTTATTACCTTTTTTTGTTATGAGAAAGAATAAGTGTTGATGGCTTTTAATTCTAGTAATCAATTGAATtgttttagtacatgtattaggtgTAGAGGAAGGAGAGAATATGTGAATTACAGTTGATGGACTTACTCATGAGttgtgtttacatacatttacaacattattgttttaaaatttaaaatagattttCCTAATCTCTGcaacttaaattattttttctatacaaacaaagaaaaatttcttcaaaactaATAGAACTCTGTGAAATACTCgctcatgtttttttttatgagaattgTAATACTGTTCACTGATTGGTGGACTGTATCGGAATCACGACCATATTTTTCTCCCAGTTCAGTCAGTGTGCTACCAAGTCAGAATGTCATAGATCTGTCAAACTATTTTGTACATAAActgtatattttacaattaattaaagtcaaaattaaaaatatgcattCGTGTTGTGTTTTTCCTTGCTCTGTCAATAGAGCTGAAGTCTAATTCGCTAATTTTGATTTGTTGGAAACCAGACCAGACGTTTATCAATATGATGAGCtatagtttttaattatttccaaTTTATTGGCATTAATTGAATTCTTAGGTTATTTAGCTACAGACATGTAGACCACTGTTTCTACACATTACCAgaaaaagataatttaaaaatagaatgcCAATTTTAAACCCTCGGGGTACCctttgtttttttcaattttttaaaatgatcattAAACTGAActacaacctttaaaaacattacCGTACATAAAGCATTGTATATCTTAATGCTGTTTATAGATGTCTATGttcttaagatttaaaaaaataaaactaaagtaatTGAAATCTAATTAATTGCAATTATAAAAGTAATTGAGACTGAATAATTacgtttaaaaaatcaatgtaattgtaattgcaacTAATTGATAAAATTGGCAATGTATGTGAACACATTTTTAAGAAATCACTTTTCAAAGTAATCGGTCCtacactactgaattcaaaatccactgatattcccaaaaattgactgacattgtttGACATCCACTGTATATTCACTGTACCCTACTGTATATCCACTGTACACCCACTGTACAGAACTACTGTACcacactgtatcccactgtacaccactgtacagagccactGTAGGCCACTGTACTctactgtaccccactgtacctACCCACTGATCagcactgtacctcactgtacaccactgtacgggGCACTGACCAACACTGTGCCCCACTGTACATCACTGTACAGGGTACTGACAaacactgtacaccactgtaacccactgtacctatgtttttataagttattaATATGTTTGAAcaataaattgaatatttactttatttgagaccaaaatctggattaattttgttttgattctttCCTATTGCTTACAAGAGAGAAAATGGGCTTCTATATCTTTAagttcatataaaattaaatgcgCGGTCAGGGAAAGAGCAGGGATATCATCGATTTCTCGGGGAGCTTAGACATATTTTGGATAGTTGTACaatgtaagttttaaaaaattgaattatcctcaacccccccccccccctccgatcCGTGCATGTATTAAAAACTCAGAATCcaattatcatacaaaatatagCAACTCATCCAATTAAAAGGAGGAAGTATTTATATCTATTTCAATATCAATGTTTTAGTAACTAAGTAtttagttgggtttttttttttacaatgaatttcattttatcaatattgtcaaataaatattagtttacatgttacattaaagttttaaaattcaaagaatcTAAAACTATGTATTacaatttatagataaaaaaaaattccactatATTGCTCAgcatactgatttttttttcaaaagagagaaGATAACCAACTGGTCTGgactttaaaatgtctttgaagttttacttcacAGGAAGATCAGTGAGGCAGTgtctgtgtatagtatacatactttcagtaGATCAAAAGGTGTGAGTGTAGCAATATTCAgccttgtaaattgtcagtctgacACCTTGTTCAAGATATTATGTAATTCCCTTATAGGGGTATTTGTGGTCTTTAGAGTATTAAATccagttgaaatatatattttcaaaaatataacatgtatgaataaacgaagttatctttttattcatcattttagacgcgttttttattatttaaatcaagtcagatattaaacatgttaaatatttataaatcctcaccccccccccctcccccagaagtcgctgatatcaaaataagtacatgtatagtgttaaattaaaatgaaatgtggtgataacgaacagtgttcaaataatatttcactCTGTTACGGTACTTtaaattatatacttttgaattttaagagTGTTCTTTAGTTATCACCACTTGccatacatctacatgtaccttctcTTGCACGGCTAAGAATGTTGCCATGATATAGTTACAtagttttaataagaaaaaaatatatcctctctctctctctctctctctctttctctctctctctctttctctctgttttGTTGTAACTATCATCCCAAATGTTTATGGACCAAGGTCAGGAAGGCATAAACACCCCCAGTATTTTTGCTGCATCACAATTTGATTTTAACATCTCTTCAATTATAAGCGACACCTCAATATTggcaaacatatttattttctctttccgtAATAGGCGAATTGTGTACAGGTcggataaatgagaaaaatattttcattattcagtaattgaaaaataatacgcAATTCATATTTGAATGTTTGTGACCTAATAAATTCAACGAAGATAAATGAGCGAGCAGCCAAAATCATGCGTATaaaattttcttattaaaacaaacttatgaGCTATAAAAACTGTATTTACTGGTTATACAGACAATTGGAACTTGTTGCACGAAAACGTCACTCCATTGAGAACGAACTCCATTAGTTGTCATCGTATAATGGCTGCCtttacattcaatattttaactgATCATAtggttttctaaaaaaaattatatttgttaaaattaacgtctttaacaatgtcaagtgctaaacacaatgtaccgagtaaatttttgtttggggggggggggggggcgaattacatgtagtttactaAATTTTGCTTACACAGTCACTTAGAAAAAATCCGGACGATACGTAAcatttccgtataaaatcgcTTCGTGTTGTCTTTAGaacaaaaagatattcaaacaaagaccaattctgactaatcatttatatcttgtgtaatatttgcttcctgtgtatagtgattagcagcgttcacgaccGCATGCGGGTAGACGTCCagccccggaggctttcacacctctagaaagtaagccccgccctcacctgaTATTTACCAACCagtaaaaatgttcggcctttaaaatgattttttctttctttttttttttacttcattcaCTGAAACCAGTATATtggtatattgtatcatagcaaacaagataattctctctctctctctctctctctctctctctctctctctctctctctccatgctaGCGTACAAATATTTTAGTATTTGAATAAAGTACCACCGGTATCATGTATAGTAATATTGACAGcggctaaatgtacatgttggcataaaaaaattaattctagttacgggataatgtccatgaattcaaatgatttgaagctCGTTATTGAATGATTgtctaaaatattcataataaatgaaagtcaacgctaaaaagtatttttttatatcgACGATGTATTGTCTCCTTCTTTGTGTATGTCtaccaaaaaaaatcttttgtctgTCTGGGAACAATGAAAAACTCGGAACAAACAGAAAAAGGCGCAGACTATATACACGCGACCGGCTGACTGTGTCGAGGTGTGAAAACCGACCACCTGTGTATACGTGTTGTAGCCTAGGTATAAACAGATGTAAACGTTGGGGAAAtcaaaaatctgaattttcacttttgattaaaaaaaccatTACGGTTGCCGGGTGCCATTTAGAATCTGtcttaaaagattatttttatttacttacaaTTAGGACTACTTGCATGTAATGCATCAAAAGTGGGatttattatatctatttaatagTTATTACACACCGAggtcaaaattaaacaaaaatgaattaattttattaacataataTTAATGCTTAACATGAATCGTTTCGACATAGCACAGTACTGCAAGGGGTATCAATTTGGCAAGTTGATGaggaaaaaaaaaagggggggggggggtattatccgtactacattttatttttcgacttaaatttgcagattttttttaaacattggaGTTAGTTGACAGAGATAAACTTGAGAAAAATAATCGGTATGTAAAAGAAGCAGATTAATAGACAATTAATTTCTTACCCCAATCGATTTCTgatgactctctctctctctctctctctctctcatgaattTACTAGTGATAAACATGGAGGCCCTAAGTCAAAAGGAATAAGCACGTACGTTAAATTACGGCATCACAACCAGTTCCAGTATAGATTTTATTATGAACTTTCCTACGACTACATATGATACCAATACAATACAGTCAGaaagtgatatacatgtaatatctctctctctctctctctctctctctctctctctctgtttaaaatttgaaatgcattctgcagtatatgtaatttgtaaaattaaaaaccaacatttgcaatgtatttttaaatataattttaatcaaaagaaatcaacatATAAGCTAGAACCTCGCAGGCTTTCTTAAAAATGTACCTGTGTAGTCAAGCGCGCAGTCATGATACACGGACATGTGTACACGAACAAgcatgaatatattttgtgGATTCGGTGTTTAATTGGCTGTTTTTCAGTGGGTTAAAGACAGCTCATGAGACACAGAGAATTAACAACCCGATCATTTAAATCGGGCTTGTCGTATATCATCAATAAGGAATGATAATGAACCTTGCTGgttgggaaggggggggggggtattttccAATGACTGGCAGAATAAACATATTGACATGCACTTTTTTGATAATCAGAttcaacatgtaaaattcaGAACTTTCACCTGATAGCTAGGgacattatcataattttgtgatcgtaacattcaataacaaaagacgataataaataaaacatgctaaATAAATTTAACGACCTGTTGCATTCTTCTGTCAGGTTGTATCTATGCATAATGTTATTGCTATATACAgcataatagaaataaatattgaagaaaaaaaatatcctgaagatttaaaaatccgatttttttctcaaattaatagtacagtggcgtacagtggggtacagtgctggtcagtgcccggtacagtggcgtacagtgggatacagtgctggtcagtgccctgtacagtggcgtacagtggggtacagtggaagtcagtaggactgtacagtggtgtacagtgggaCACAGTGCTGTTCAGTAGaaatgtacagtggggtacagaggggtacagtggaagtcagtgaaatgtacagtgaggtacagtcaatgtacagtggatgtcagacaatgtcagtcaatttttgggaatatcagtggattttgaattcagtagtgcTAGTTACAGATTACAAAGAATTACAATTCTTTGGtatttaaacaaagcttttgtatacattttgaatgtttaagaGCAAATCCAGTTTTAGACATAAGATGAATTTGTTAAAGGTtaggaatttttaatttatgcttaaaatgaatatgaagaTAGCCAATTCTGCTTGAAAAAGAatgtttactggtatattaaacctagtatgtaaacaaagacagggccttgtttacatgacaaagaattgtgagccctttatcttgcttataactctacttaaattttatttgattattagaaatacatttcttCCGTAAGCATtgtaaagaattaaaaaatagaaaaaatagaatttgattaaaattgtgaccatgaCCCTTTAAGATTCTTTATTTCAATATAGAATGCATGCGATATTCCATAGTATGTCTCCATGGCGTTTCCGTGACGTTGTCGACCATTATCATCATCGTTTCAAGTCATTGTTTAGGAGTCCGCATTGCATAGTCATTTTATCCCATATTTGTGACAGTGATGACATGATGACAAAAACAATGTATGGTTGTACATATATAGCAAGCAATTAATTGTATTTGACGAATTTGTTGTTAATACATTAATTGTAGTATCTACATCTTGATAAATGCCCTGAATTACTTGTTTTTAAGATTGGAAAATTTCGGGTTGTCCCGTCGTAAAACTACAGTTTCTCCTCCCTCAAAAGTTACACTGCACAAAATTTTGAGCTAAATTATGAATGAATCATTAAATTCCCAACATAAACTAGGTAACACATTGTGTCATTTATTTGCCATTTGTTTGTCATTTATATCGAAAACCATTTGTTTGAATTCTTTATTAAAAGAacttgcatatttttatttttgagttagttttgaaaatttttaaataacaaatcaACTTAAATGGTTCAATTGATATAAGCATAAATAAATTGTTTCGTATATTGTTTGGTCGGCACACACATTTCTATGCATTATAAGACTATATAtcttgcatttaaaaaatacaaaacaattgTATGTGTTAAGCTGCAAGTGCTTTATTTTGGTATCGTTAGAGATGTGCTACAATTTTGAACCAGAAAAGAAACACCAATTTGCATGGGCAAACAGCCCAGAGGTGGAATGGGTCCTGATCCAGACCTTATCGCCTTTCTTCATTTTGATGTTAGCATGTGAGGTTGACATAGGACCTCCATTGTGACCCCTTCCATCGGTATGATTTAATACAACTTTTTTGCCATTCAGCACAATTTCAGTGAGGAAATATTTTCCAGCTGTTGTTAATATTGTCCATGTAAAGGAATAAATTCCGTCCAAAGGAGCTGTAAATATTCCGGAGGTCTTGTCGTAAGCGTTTCCTTCGTTTAACGAAACTTTATCAAAGATCACAGTCTCTTGGTTCTTCATGTTTTCCAATTGCTTTGTAAGTGAAGATTGGAAAGCAATCGGATCTATTTTAGGATTAgaaatacaatattgttttggaaaggaaaaaaagaggataaatggaaatattaaaatgatctCAAGG
This genomic window from Crassostrea angulata isolate pt1a10 chromosome 8, ASM2561291v2, whole genome shotgun sequence contains:
- the LOC128159268 gene encoding heavy metal-binding protein HIP-like, producing the protein MTTSGFSDTNMTRICYLLMSFALLVAVTAHETPQQVVTRYNNYKAICNGMGYENVRCKDPIAFQSSLTKQLENMKNQETVIFDKVSLNEGNAYDKTSGIFTAPLDGIYSFTWTILTTAGKYFLTEIVLNGKKVVLNHTDGRGHNGGPMSTSHANIKMKKGDKVWIRTHSTSGLFAHANWCFFSGSKL